In Legionellales bacterium, the genomic window TGCGCGTTTAACGCGTGCTTTTAGTAAATCGAGTTTATCTTTAAGTTGCGCCTGATAGGCTTTTGAAATACTTAAAAAATCAACTTGATTATTTTGATAGGCCGTAAGACTAGACTCTGCAAACTCCTGTGCTCTTGGCACTATCTGGGTCTGTAACAGATGAATACGTTGAGAAGAATGCTCTATAATGTGACGCTCTTCATAAAACATTTTCAGCATATTACGATATTCTGTTTGTCTCGCAGACTCAGCGGCTTGAATTTTATTCTCGTTCGCTGAAATAACCTTATCTTGGCGATTAGATGAGAATAGTGGCAAATCAAACGTAACACTGGCG contains:
- a CDS encoding TolC family protein, with the translated sequence RLTVDDLGRWIGRRAAAQIRVNSLENIVLPPRHKLSRYIHQHPLLRRDSALIDSSKSMFRWAEQQKIPAFAIGINYGYRQGRNMDGSRRSQFVSASVTFDLPLFSSNRQDKVISANENKIQAAESARQTEYRNMLKMFYEERHIIEHSSQRIHLLQTQIVPRAQEFAESSLTAYQNNQVDFLSISKAYQAQLKDKLDLLKARVKRAQAFVMLEYLRGK